CATCTTCGCGCCGATGATCGCTGCCAGGCCGATGCCGCCCAGGCCGAAGATGGCGACGCTGGCGCCTTCTTCCACCTTGGCGGTGTTGAGCACCGCGCCGATGCCGGTGGTGACGCCGCAACCGAGCAGGCAGACCTTGTCCAGCGGCGCGTCCTTGTCGATCTTGGCGAGCGAGATCTCGGGCACCACGGTGTATTCCGAGAAGGTCGAGGTGCCCATGTAGTGGTAGATCGGCTGGCCCTGGTAGGAGAAGCGCGTGGTGCCGTCGGGCATCAGGCCCTTGCCCTGGGTGGCGCGCACGGCCTGGCACAGATTGGTCTTGCCCGACTTGCAGAACTTGCACTCGCGGCATTCGGCCGTGTACAGCGGGATCACGTGGTCGCCGACCGCGAGCGAGGTCACGCCTTCGCCCACCGCCTCGACGATGCCGCCGCCCTCGTGACCGAGAATGGACGGGAAGATGCCTTCGGGGTCGTCGCCCGACAGCGTGAAGGCGTCGGTGTGACACACACCGGTGGCGACGATGCGCACCAGCACTTCGCCTTTCTTCGGCGGTTCGA
This genomic window from Thauera humireducens contains:
- a CDS encoding S-(hydroxymethyl)glutathione dehydrogenase/class III alcohol dehydrogenase — protein: MSIKSRAAVAFGPNQPLQIVEVDVEPPKKGEVLVRIVATGVCHTDAFTLSGDDPEGIFPSILGHEGGGIVEAVGEGVTSLAVGDHVIPLYTAECRECKFCKSGKTNLCQAVRATQGKGLMPDGTTRFSYQGQPIYHYMGTSTFSEYTVVPEISLAKIDKDAPLDKVCLLGCGVTTGIGAVLNTAKVEEGASVAIFGLGGIGLAAIIGAKMAKAGRIIAVDINPAKFDIARKLGATDFVNPKDHDKPIQDVIVDLTDGGVDYSFECVGNVKLMRAALECCHKGWGESTIIGVAGAGQEISTRPFQLVTGRVWRGSAFGGVKGRTELPSYVQKAQKGEIPLDDFITHTMPLEDINKAFDLMHEGKSIRTVIHF